The nucleotide window GTTGACGGCCCCCGCGTGCCCGCGCTCCATGAGCAGGACCCCGAGCAGGGCCGTGACGACCACCAGCCCCTCGACGAGGCCGTAGACGATCATGAACGACCGCGTGTCGCTCCACGCGTCGGGCTCCCAGCCCGGTCCGAAGTGCACGGCGATCCGGTCGGGGAGGATGGGGTAGTAGTGCAGGAACTGGAGGATCGCAACGATGACCAGCACGGCCGTCGTGGTCACCGGCGCGCGGCTGAGTGTCCTCACGGCGTTGCCCCCTTCCACTCGTGGTCGAGCAGCGCATACTGGTACGAGTCACGCCACCTGCCCCGCACGAGCGCGTCCTCCCGGAAGTGCCCCTCTCTCCTCATCCCGGCCTTCTCGAGCACCCGCGCCGAGGCGGCGTTCTCGATGTCGCAGGTCGCGGCCACGCGATGGAGCCCGAGCGTCCCGATCGCGAACTCGACGAGCGCCCGCGCGGCCTCGGTCGCGTAGCCGTGCCCCCAGGCGTCCGGGTGGAAGCAGTACCCGATGAAGGCCGATCTGTTCGCGAGGCTCATCGCGTGGATTCCGCAGCCGCCGATGAGTCGCCCGCCGTCGCGCAGCGTGACGGCGAACTCGTAGCCCTTCCTGGGGTCGCCGGACCGCAGGGCGAGCGCCCGCTCGATGAAGGCCCTGGTGTCTTCCTCGGAGTTTGGACCCCACGGCATGTAGCGCACGACCTCGGGGTCGGAGGCGTACTCGTGCACCGCGCTCCAGTCGTCCTCGCGGAACTCGCGGAGGACGAGTCGGTCAGTGGTGAGCGTCACGTCCCGCTCGGTTTCGCGCTCCATGTTGCCTACCTGTAGAGCGCCTTCACGGCGCCCCAGCTCGATCGCGCGGCGGGCGCTTCGCAGTCGCCGCAGCCCTGCCCCATCGCGCCGATCAACGCCGGGCTGATGCCCCCGGGAAGGCATGGCGAGTTCGCGCAGAGCTCGACGTCCCACTGCTCCATGTTGCAGAACCGGGGATCCACGCTCGCGTTCTCCCATGAGGTCCCGCAGATGTCGTCGCCGCCCGCGTTGCCGAAGACGTCGCACATGCCCACGAAGGGCGCCCCGCCTTCGGAGCACGAGATGCCCTTGCCGACCGTGCTGAAGGCGAGGATGCTCTGAAGCACGGTCAGGCCGGCGGTGCTGCCCCGCACGTGCAGGGCGTCCGTGTTCCTGTAGAGGGTGCACGACTGGACCGCGGGGGAGCTTCCCCAGAGGTACATCCCGCCGCCGGCGGGCGCGGAGTTGCCGGCGAGGACGAGACCTGCGAAGGAGGCGTCCGCGCTCCAGTAGGAGTAGATGCCTCCGCCCGCCTCCGTCGCGCTGCACCACATGATCTCGCATGCCGTGACGGTAACGTCCGACTGATAGACGTAGATGCCGCCCCCGAGCTCCGCGGTGCAGTTCACGATGTAGCAGTCGGAGACGGTCGCGAGCGTGCCGCCGCTGCAGTTCACGCCGCCGCCGTAGCCGGCGTTCCCGCCTACGATCACGAAGCCGATGAGCTTGGCTCCCGCACCCTCGCCCTCGAAACGGACCGCGCGGGTCATGCCCTGGCAGTTGATGACGGCGTTGCGCGAGTACTCGGCGCGGAGCACGACCTCCTTGCCGCCGTAGCTGATGGAGCTCGTGATGGGGTAGGTTCCGCTCGCGACGACCACCGTGTCGCCGGACGCCGCGGCGTCCATCCCCTCCTGGATGGTCCTGTAGTCGCCGCCGCCGGCGATGTCCACGCGGATGGTGGTTCCCAGGCAGCATGCCGCCCACAGAAGGACCGCCGCTCCCGACGCGCCTGCAGTGGCCGATCTCATAGTGCTTCACCCTCCCTGATTCCGGTCAACCCTCTGCCGAGCCCCGCTCCGAGGCCGCTAGGCTACCCGCGGCGCACCGCGGCGTCAACAGACCCCCTTTCCCGCACGTGGTCCCCCTGGTATGATAATCGCCAGACATCGTCTGCTACGAGCATTGGCCAGGCCCCGGCCCGCGTGCCGGGGACGAGCCGACCTCACCGCCGAGGCCGACGACGCAGCGGGCCCGGACCCGGTGGCTCCCTGACGGAAAGGGGGAGACCCATGGGATGCCGCCATCACGCGTCGGCCGCCGCCTTCGTCGCGCCCACCGCGCTCGCGGCGCTCCTCGCCGCCTCGCTGCTTGCCGCTGCGCCTGCCGCCGCTCAGTTCAACATCCGTCTCCCGGTCCGCTACCACTCGCAGATCCCGCCCAACGACCCGAACGTGCCGGTGAACTGGCAGTGGACCGAGCCGGGCAACGCCGCCATCCCAAACGGCTACTGCACGAACGCCTGCCTCGACATGCTCTTCAACTACCTGATGCAGAACGGCTGCCCGCACGCGAACCCGCCGCTGCCGCAGCAGGAGTTCGCCGCCGTCGCGAACACGAACGACTGCATGGGCGGCGGCTCGCACTGCGGCACGTACCTCACGGACGCGCGGCGCGCCGTGCACTTCTCGCCGGCGACCGCCGCGTGGCCCTGCAACCCGCCGAACTACGTGCCGCTTGGCCAGACAGGCTACTCCTGGCCGCTCGTGTGGCAGGTGCCGGGGCCGCGCAGCAGGTACGGGCTGGTCGGGATCGAAGGGAACTGGACCGCGAACGGCTGGACGATGCAGCAGTTCAAGCAGCTCCTGATGTCCGGGTGGCCCATCATGGTCAACGTGAACGCAGCGGCCGTCGGAGATTCCCTCCCGACGGTCGATCCCGGCGACTCGGACACGCAGCGCACGGGCTACACCGACGTCGAGGACACGGTGATCGGGCACTCCATCGTGGTGCGCGGCGTGAGCGACGCGATGGGCACCTTCCTCATCCACGATCCCACGCTCGGGCCCGCGCTCATGATCAACCAGAACACGTTCTGGAACACCTGGTGGACGAGCAAGGAGTTTCTGGTGGTCTTTCCGTGGACGACAGGCATCACGGTGCCGGCGTCCCTCGGGTCGCTCGTCCCCGCGAACTACCAAGTGAGCGCGACGGCCACCTACAACGACTTCCTCCCCGCGACGGGGACAGGCGCGGCCGTCGTCACCAAGGGCAAGCTGAGCTTCTTCCCGGCGGTCGGGCAGCAGCTGAACAGCGCGCTCGCGCAGAACCAGGCGGCGACCATCGACTTCGCGAACCTCGTGTCGAGCGGCCAGCTCCAGCAGAACTCGTGGCAGTGCGTGACCCAGGCGCGC belongs to Candidatus Effluviviaceae Genus I sp. and includes:
- a CDS encoding GNAT family N-acetyltransferase codes for the protein MERETERDVTLTTDRLVLREFREDDWSAVHEYASDPEVVRYMPWGPNSEEDTRAFIERALALRSGDPRKGYEFAVTLRDGGRLIGGCGIHAMSLANRSAFIGYCFHPDAWGHGYATEAARALVEFAIGTLGLHRVAATCDIENAASARVLEKAGMRREGHFREDALVRGRWRDSYQYALLDHEWKGATP